The Catenulispora sp. MAP5-51 DNA window CACCGTCTCCAGCATCACCTGGGGCTCGCTGCGCTCGGCCAACATCGGCTACTGGGTCGACGAGACCGTCGCGGGCCGAGGCATCACGCCGACGGCGGTCGCGTTGGCCGTCGACCACTGTTTCCGGGCCGGCGGGATGCACCGGATCGAGGTCTGCATCCGGCCGGAGAACGCGGCGAGCCTGCGGGTGGTGCACAAGCTCGGGTTCCGCCCCGAAGGGCTGCGCCGTGCGTACCTGCACATCGACGGCGACTGGCGCGACCACGAGGCGTTCGCGCTGACCGCCGAGGAGGTGCCCGACGGGCTGCTGTCCCGCTGGCACGTCACTCTTTCGAGGAGTGGCTCTACTCCGGCGGGGTGACAAATGGTGTGGAGCATGCTTGATGGGGGAACAGCGGACACCTTAGACTGATCAACTGGCCCCTTCTGTCACAACAGTCTCGTCACAACCTCAACGACACGCCGACAGAATGCGCCTTGATGATCGTCGCCCCCTCTACTGTGCTGTGTTGTGAGCAGCAGCGGCCTCATCTATGCGGGAATCGTCGGCGCCTGGGCGGTGTACCTCGTCCCAGTGTGGCTGCGTAGGGAAGAGCAGCTGAACGAGGCCCGTGAGAAGGCCCGATACGCCGCCGCGATCCGCACCCTGGGCCGCAGCGAACGCTTCGAGAAGAAGGTGCTCGCCGAGGAGTCGCTGGCCGCCACCGGAACCGACGGGGCCCCCGGCCCGCGCGCCGGCGATCCGCGCACCGCGGGAAAGGCCGCGGGGAAGACCACAGCGAAGGCTCCGGAGAAGGCCCCGCCGCGCAAGACCGCGGTCCTGCCGACGCCGGCCTCGGTCGAGAGCCTCAAGCAGAAGCCCGCGCTCAAGGCCAAGGCCTCGCCGTCCCCGGCCGCCCAGCCCCGCAAGCGCGTCACCGCTCGCCTGCCGCACCACCACCCGGTCGCCAAGCCGTCCCCGGCCGCCACGGCCGCCCGGCGCCGCGGCGTGCTGCTGATGCGCCGCCGCCGCGTGGTCGCCGGACTGTTCGCGCTGGCGACCCTGGGCGCCGTCGTGAGCACGATCCTGGGCCTGGACTACATCTGGGCCATGCTCGCCCCGGCGGCGCTGTTCTCCGGCTATGTCGTCTACATCCGCCGCGACGAGGTGCAGCGCACCCGCGAGCGCTACCGCCGCCGCGAGGCCGCGGTGGCCGCCGAACGGCGCCGCGAACGGCAGCGTCAGCCGGAGCAGCGCACGACCGCGCCGGCAGCACCCGCGGCCCCGGTCGAAGCCGGTGTGCGCGAGCCCGAGTCCACGGTGTGGCGTCCCGCACAGTCCTCCCCCGAGTACCGGCGCGCAGCCAACGGCTAGCGCCGGGAAACGGGTTTCAGAACGAGTCGGCCCATGTGATAGATTTCTGACTCGTTGAGGGCCTGTGGCGCAGCCTGGTAGCGCACCTCGTTCGCATCGAGGGGGTCAGGAGTTCAAAT harbors:
- a CDS encoding GNAT family N-acetyltransferase, producing the protein MSDGPVRLRPLALSDAPAWRELKERNRSWLTRWEATVPPGDTSGRITFRQMVRRLRAEALAGRMLPFAIDYADPLDPADALDDALAEGEHAGRRPRRPAKHAAHRLVGQLTVSSITWGSLRSANIGYWVDETVAGRGITPTAVALAVDHCFRAGGMHRIEVCIRPENAASLRVVHKLGFRPEGLRRAYLHIDGDWRDHEAFALTAEEVPDGLLSRWHVTLSRSGSTPAG